TACACCAGCTTTTGAACATTCCAGCCTCTATAATTTTCTTCAATAATTACATGTGCACTGAAAAAGGTGTATGAATATACTGCCTCACAACCTCCTTGCATCGAGACCACTTCTCTGACAGACTTGTATATTTTCTTTACTTTataatcactttttaccactttTTACCAGTTCCCTGGAAGAGCTTCTTGAGCTTCGGATCATCTGCGAATCCCAGTTTTTTCATCTCATCATATATTTCCCTAGCTTTCTTCATCCAACCAAATTTTGCCAGCCCTGCAACCACAACTTTATAATGTGCAGAATCAGGAATTATCTCTAACCTTCTCATTTCCATCCACATCTTCAACACGTTCGCTGATTGGTGAAACTTGAAAAACTTGTTAAAAATCAAGATGAATGTTTCCCCATAAGGACCACAGCCAGTTTTCTTCATTTGCCTGAGCAGTTCCGATGTCCCTATTAAACTCTCCTCCACCTCGACAAGAGCATGGTAGGTTGCGGTAGTTGGGCTAAGCCCCTCCCTGATCATGTCAGCCAATACAATACATGCTTCATCCGATTTCTTTGCTTCACAAAGAGGAATTATGATGGAATTGTAGGTAGCGCAGTCTGCTTTAAGCCCCACCTCTTTGATTTTTTCTAAGAGATTGAGGGCATCCTTTAAGCAGCTTTCTCGAGTTAGTACATATATGAGTGAATTGTAGACGCTAATACCTGGGGACCACCCCCGCTTCTTCATTTGATCGTACAGCCTCAGCGAGTCAAATAAGTTACCAACTTTCGAGAAGCATGAAATCATGTGGGTGAATGAAACTGCATTAGGCGTGATACAGTAGTTAGACATTTCTCTCCATACTCTTTTGGCTTCAACCTCATCAAGAGAGATGTTAGACCAACCATTGAGAATAATGTTGAAACTTTCAATCTCCAAGGGGAAAAGTTTCTTGTTTGTGAGCATCAACTCTTCAGCCAATTCGACGTCTCCGTACGTACAAAGTGCACATAGTAGAGTGTGAAATGCCTCGGAGTCAGCAGTAACTCTGAATTTCTCC
This portion of the Papaver somniferum cultivar HN1 chromosome 11, ASM357369v1, whole genome shotgun sequence genome encodes:
- the LOC113322412 gene encoding pentatricopeptide repeat-containing protein At1g80880, mitochondrial-like isoform X2 yields the protein MINQRFHLLLHLLPNHLKTSQPPPLLVRHLLLHPSFLSPSSHFSSNNNSYLSSTHSLSATASHFLKPYSSSSSSSSSSSSSSIRPPLHPNLFHYPTRTDFQFQEKQEVDDDDDDGKYKNPSDKNTHLFIKILRQTNSDEQSMDFLYKSSIKPTETLICSVIWELRNEWELGFLAFNWGHKIGCLSNSTKAWILMIWVLGKQRQFGVAWSLIRKMAPSQNALLIMIQSYAAAGKPNKAIQTFQAMEKFRVTADSEAFHTLLCALCTYGDVELAEELMLTNKKLFPLEIESFNIILNVSFTHMISCFSKVGNLFDSLRLYDQMKKRGWSPGISVYNSLIYVLTRESCLKDALNLLEKIKEVGLKADCATYNSIIIPLCEAKKSDEACIVLADMIREGLSPTTATYHALVEVEESLIGTSELLRQMKKTGCGPYGETFILIFNKFFKFHQSANVLKMWMEMRRLEIIPDSAHYKVVVAGLAKFGWMKKAREIYDEMKKLGFADDPKLKKLFQGTGKKW
- the LOC113322412 gene encoding pentatricopeptide repeat-containing protein At1g80880, mitochondrial-like isoform X1; the protein is MINQRFHLLLHLLPNHLKTSQPPPLLVRHLLLHPSFLSPSSHFSSNNNSYLSSTHSLSATASHFLKPYSSSSSSSSSSSSSSIRPPLHPNLFHYPTRTDFQFQEKQEVDDDDDDGKYKNPSDKNTHLFIKILRQTNSDEQSMDFLYKSSIKPTETLICSVIWELRNEWELGFLAFNWGHKIGCLSNSTKAWILMIWVLGKQRQFGVAWSLIRKMAPSQNALLIMIQSYAAAGKPNKAIQTFQAMEKFRVTADSEAFHTLLCALCTYGDVELAEELMLTNKKLFPLEIESFNIILNGWSNISLDEVEAKRVWREMSNYCITPNAVSFTHMISCFSKVGNLFDSLRLYDQMKKRGWSPGISVYNSLIYVLTRESCLKDALNLLEKIKEVGLKADCATYNSIIIPLCEAKKSDEACIVLADMIREGLSPTTATYHALVEVEESLIGTSELLRQMKKTGCGPYGETFILIFNKFFKFHQSANVLKMWMEMRRLEIIPDSAHYKVVVAGLAKFGWMKKAREIYDEMKKLGFADDPKLKKLFQGTGKKW